AGTTAAAATAcatttgataattttgttattttttttcttcaaacatGCATAGGTTGATACTTAAGGAAGGAGTTAATGAAGTTTCCCACACAACTTTAGCTTCACAGACTGTTTACCCAAATCGCTTAGAGTTTATCCTAAATACCGATAAGAAACAGTTGGAAGAAGTGAGAGATTCTGAAGAGGTAAGAAACAGTTGGTAATAACATATAACCATATTCCATATTATTGTATAGATAATACTTTACTTCACAGATTGGAGACTTTGTGGTGGTGGCCACAATCGCTATGCTTGAGCAAGAGTTTGGATGATTTTTTATTGGTTGCCGCAAAGATGGTAAGAAAGTGATTACCAAAATGGAGTACTTAGAAGTTGCAGATGAAAATGAACTCACTGATGAGCTGATTAGTGCTCCAGCTGACAGTCTATAGTGTCGAAAAGAAAAAGCAATTGCAACAGAAGTTGTACCCAAGTAATACTGCTCAAACACTGAGATTGTCATagttttatcaaatatttattaacAATCTGACATGGAGTTTATATGTGAATTATACCAATTTTAGGTTCAGAGTTACCATGAGAGTCCAAGACAGCACCGGCAGTTCATCCTTTGTTATGTGGGATAGAGATGTCCAAAAGTTGCTTGGGTTAAGTGCAAATGATATTCGTCAAAGGCAATTGAACAACAATGATGATGAGTCTTACCCTCATGAACTTGAAGGCCTCTTAAATGTGAAAGTGGCATGTAAGATCAAGATTGACAAATACAATCTGAAACACAAGGGCAGTGCTTATATTGTTATCAAGATGTGTGATGATCCTGATATCATTACTGAATTAGAAGAACCAGCAGAACCAGAAAACAACAGTGAGGTACTCAATATATAATATCGTAATACAGGTCACATATATAGACCTAAATTTCATTAGTATCATCTTATTAGTATCAGTATATACTAACATACCTTTTTCATGTTTAGGTCCAGGGAGAGCCTTCAATGCCTCAAGTAGCAATTGTTAAACTTGGTGAGGAGTCGCAAGGTGCACCGGATTCAAAGGTAATTTGATATATAGTTCATTTGGTTGGTTGGTTTGTTTCCATATTTTGAATATAATAGGCTAATATGTGGATAGTTCTTATGTGGTGTGTTTGCAGGATGCATTCTCGGTTACTGGCGATTCTTTGGCCACCGAGATTGAGAAAGATAGTGAGACCAGTCCGTTGCAGAAAAGAGCTAACGAAACTCCCGGTGTTGAATTAACAAACAAGGTTAGGAAAAGGATGCGCAGACCCAAAATTTACTAGGAACAAAGAAGAATGATTTGGATGCAGGTAATTGTCTTTTGAACAAACAAGGTTGAAAGTCTTTTGAAAGTGTGAATGCAGTTAATTGTCTTTTGAAAGAAGAATCTACTATTATATCAAtgtgttgtttttttattccaAATGTTGGATTGTGAAGTTGTGTTGGTTAAATTATGTAATGTGTTAAACTTATGTCATGTGTTAAACTTATGTTATGTCAAGTCATGATTTATCTTATGTTGTTTTGCACTTAACTTCAACCATGTATCTGTTTAACTTCAACCACTTAATGCGGTTAGTAAAAATGAAGGAGGAGTTTACTTTGTTTATGGATATGGAGGTACGGGCAAAACTTATCTTTGGAAAACTTTGACAGCTGCCTTACGGTTAAAAGGTCAAATTGTGTTGAATGTTGCTTCAAGTGGAATAGCATCACTATTACTAACTGGTGGACGAACTACACACTCAAGGTTTGTTATTCCAATTAACATCACTGAAAGCTCAATTTGTTCCATAGATCACTAAACTGATAATTTGGGATGAAGCTCCTATGATACATAAACATTGTTTTGAAGCCCTTGATCGAACAATGAGAGATATTCTAAGATCAACCCAACCCAATAGCGAAGATCAAGTTTTTGGAGGCAAAGTAGTAGTTTTTGGCGGTGACTTCCGACAAATCTTGCCAGTTATACCAAAAGGAACCAGAAGTATGATTGTCAATGCAAGTCTAAATTCCTCATATATATGGCACCACTATCAAGTTCTTAAATTGACAGTGAATATGAGGTTAAAAGTTGGAACACAAAAAACCGACTTACAAGAGGTTCAAGAATTTGCTGAATGGATTTTAAAAGTCGGAGATGGGGTTCTTGGTGCTGACAATGATGGCGAAGCAGAAATTGAAATACCTAAGGATTTGTTAATCACTGATTCAAATGATCCCCTTCAGTCACTGATTAATTTTACATATCCAAATATGCTTAACAGTTTGCAAGATCCTATGTTTTTTCAACAACGGACTATTCTTGCACCAACTCATGATGTTGTTGGAACCATAAATGAAAAGTTATTAGATTTGATGTGAGGAGGTGACATACTTAAGTTCTGATAGCCTATGTAAATTTGAAGATGTTAATGCAATTGATGCCACTTTGTTCTCACCAGAAGTCATAAACCAACTTAGATTAGCCGGATTACCAAATCATAAGTTGGTGCTGAAAATTGGAGTCCCAATTATGTTACTGCGGAACCTCGATCAACAGAATGGTTTGTGTAATGGCACAAGTCTACAAGTGGTCAGATTGGGAAAACATGTAATTGAAGCCAAAATCATAACTGGAACAAACATAGGTACTCACACTTTAATCTCAAGGTTAAAGATGACACCATTTGATAAAAGGATTCCAGTTAAGATTTGTCGAAAACAATTTCCTATTTCAGTGTGTTTTGCTATGACAATAAACAAGAGCCAAGGACAATCACTCGATCGTGTTGGTTTGTATCTGCTCGACCAGTTTTTAGTCATGGTCAATTGTATGTTGCAGTGTCAAGAGTGAAAAGCAAAAAAGGATTGAAAATTCTAATACAAGATGAAGATTTAAAAGTGAAGAACATAACAACAAATGTTGTGTACAAAGAAGTCCTTCGATGTTTGCGAATATCAAAATTTGGATATGAAAGATTGTAGGTTGTTAATTGATGTAAACATGTCATTGCAGAGTCGTGCATGACACCATTTGGCAACATAAATGTAGATTTGGCTGTATAACTTGGTAATGGTAAGTGATTTCTTTGTTAATTCCTATTCAATCACTGTTACTATTGATAGTTATTATTGTGATTTCAAAGACAATGAGAAGGACAATTTAGTTTTGTAAAGAAATGATTATCAAATTCACATGAACTAGAAAATACATAATTAGAGTACTCAAAATACAAAGATCAAATCATTACAGAATACTAACAAAAGCTTAAACAATTCATCATCCCAGACTTAATAAACACTTGAAAGTTAAGAAAACATCATTCTACAATACATGTTTAACAAACATCAAGAGCTATAACTTCTCACCACATTTGTCAACATTGACTGCAAACCTCATAAACTCACATGACTTTAACTTGGTTCTTTCTATAAAAGAACGCCAATCCATCACCACAAACAGGTAGCTTTCATCACCATAGAGCTGCCTATCAATACACAATTCCAACGACGCACTGAACACCATTTCACGATAATGCAGAATAACCTGTGGATAAGTGAACAACTTGTGTGTCCTAACAAAGTTTTTGGGCACAGCCTGCAAAAAGAAACCTTAATAAtttaatccaccaccaccaaaatttgaaatgagacaaTCACAACTATCCAAACAGGAGTCactttaattatcaaaaaatgAGGGAGAAGCATATAGTGTTTGTACCAGAATGGGTATTTGCACACCATGATATTGAAGCTTTTGGAAAAAATAAGGCTTACAGTCTTCATGATTCAAATGATAAGCCCTACAATGATGGTTACTTATTTCCTTAATAAAGTGATCTTTAGACACCAAAGACAGGTGATCATCTGCACCCTCTTCAGTACCTCCATTAAGAAATCAAGTAAAATAACATAACTCATAAGTCGGTTTATGATATAGGTAAGAAATGataaagaaaatggaaaacttACTTAAAACAAGCGCATTTACACCAATCCCATCATTATTGAATACATCAACCTTGAAACTCAGATTTTTTAACTTTGTCAACCTCATAAAGTAACCAACTTTAACATTGTTTTCACATCATACGTTTGTCCAAAAAAGACCTTCAAAACCACCTGCgactctttcttcttcacccacaccatgaaaaaatatttttacattatcttcaaacCTTTTGCCAATAACCTTGgtaaaggtttcatcataatttgAAACACTTGCATTTAAATCCCACAACAACAATGGATAAAATGCCTAGATGGAAAAAGAGATTGTTAACTAAATACACCATACAATCACATAAAAACACAGACATAAACATAGACTTAATTTCAATATACCTGCTTTAAATATGTAGAATCAGTAACTTCAATAATACAACTCCAAATCCTAGAAGAATCAGGAATTTCCCGGTATTCCCGACCTTCTGGACTGAAAGTATCAACTTGAAATGTTTGCTTATGTATCCAAGTGAAACATAAGTGACAGAAATCTTGGTATGGTCGGGATTCCAAAAAGAAAGCCCACTGACCACCATGAATCTTTACACACTCATCTTCAACGTATTCAACTGAAACATAGTACCTACGCTTAAGGTAATCGaccaatttcaatttcttgcAGTTTGACGGTATGAACCTTGTGAACTCTTTAAGTAAAatctatattaaataattaaaaacaacaaaaattataaacaacTAAAGAATCATACAGTGTTCTTAATATTAAAATCAATCATAATCACAATATCTACTTACCAAACCTTCAACAAACTTCTTATCATCACCCAACCAAATTAAAAATTGGAAATCCAAATACTGGTATTTAAATACAGAATCATTAGGAAGACAAACTATTTATCATCAAAGCAAACTAATACGTAAATCCATATGAACCTGAATCTAAAAAGTAACTAAAATTAGGGTTACAGATTTTCCTGCTCCAATAGATATGAATTAGTGCAAATACAAATACTAATAAAAgaagaataaaataataaattcttACCTCAATTGACATCTTCAATCACAAACTAATTAGGCGAAATGTGAATGGATAGGAGTTTCAGGGGGATTGGAGGAGAGGGtgggcattttttttttaaaaaaataaaaattaaacaacagTAGTTTTAGTGTATATAAAGGATAGAAGTTTTAAGGGTGTTTGTGGAATGAAAAAGGGtgaaaatggaatgagaaacacTTATCATGTCTAgttgtaccaaacacccccatGTGTAGTTAAAGGATTGATGTAGGGgaaatgatattagtaccatcTAATTTGACAGTACAATAACTTAATCAAAATCcatggtacgaatatcaattcTCTTTATGGAGGAGTGGtagtatatttaataaaaatcattttttttatctaaataaatatataagagctatgtaataaaacaaaacttaaaatacATTTGTATTATTTGTATGgcttattagtttttatttaatatatttaacttctaaactaattattttgttttctcaATTATATTTTAGAATCAATTTACTAAAatcgatttttaaaaacatacgTGTGTTTTATATGGGATAAAACtatagtaatataataataaaaggggAGTTATGGtaacatatactcgtataaacTTAGGCGTCTaacagaaaaataataaatataatattaatatacattTCCAGCAAACCAATGCCGACTTACTTGCGTGTATAAATTTTGTGCTATCTCTCGCCCCATCAaaatatcttcttcttcttgttcattGCATCGGCGTTTTTTTGTTTGCTATTGTACATCATCTCCTTATTCACtcgttattatcattataattttattctctttttatatatatattggaaagAAAATTGAATACATAATAAATGGCATAAGTGTGTGTGCTTTGATTTATTATAGTAGAACAGGTGTTTCGAGTATTGGGTTAGATCAAATTCGATAGAGAAATTGGATTATGAGGTGGTTTGACAAACTGAGGG
The Erigeron canadensis isolate Cc75 chromosome 2, C_canadensis_v1, whole genome shotgun sequence DNA segment above includes these coding regions:
- the LOC122587742 gene encoding uncharacterized protein LOC122587742, producing MRVQDSTGSSSFVMWDRDVQKLLGLSANDIRQRQLNNNDDESYPHELEGLLNVKVACKIKIDKYNLKHKGSAYIVIKMCDDPDIITELEEPAEPENNSEVQGEPSMPQVAIVKLGEESQGAPDSKDAFSVTGDSLATEIEKDSETSPLQKRANETPGVELTNKITKLIIWDEAPMIHKHCFEALDRTMRDILRSTQPNSEDQVFGGKVVVFGGDFRQILPVIPKGTRSMIVNASLNSSYIWHHYQVLKLTVNMRLKVGTQKTDLQEVQEFAEWILKVGDGVLGADNDGEAEIEIPKDLLITDSNDPLQSLINFTYPNMLNSLQDPMFFQQRTILAPTHDVVGTINEKLLDLM